A stretch of Rhizobium sp. TH2 DNA encodes these proteins:
- a CDS encoding calcium-binding protein, giving the protein MVKLVHAYGLQDALLSSLYDETDVSLTTHSGKRAVLEFANGYEIDLVGERMAYEGLAITSGKLDTIVLRDPQGNTIASATDLKGFSAFSIYDVIANQADVDLLPFLFKGDDFIFGSAGNDMLHGYGGNDDIKGNNGDDQIRGGGGADLLNGGRGLDTFDGGVGADTLVGGGGADTFVGSASMGHDVVKDFNWQGAGHDWIENASGVEATWAKDGDDILIHFGADDTMRLLNVKAWQFSDDFIVGEIV; this is encoded by the coding sequence ATGGTGAAACTGGTTCACGCCTATGGCCTGCAGGATGCCCTGCTGTCGTCCCTTTACGACGAAACCGACGTTAGCCTCACGACCCATTCCGGCAAGAGAGCCGTGCTGGAATTCGCCAATGGCTACGAGATCGACCTAGTTGGCGAGCGCATGGCCTATGAAGGCCTCGCGATCACCAGCGGCAAACTCGATACAATCGTCCTCCGCGACCCGCAGGGCAATACCATAGCCTCCGCGACCGATCTCAAGGGTTTCTCCGCGTTTTCCATATACGACGTCATCGCCAATCAGGCCGATGTCGATCTCCTGCCGTTTCTCTTCAAGGGCGACGACTTCATCTTCGGCTCGGCCGGCAACGACATGCTGCACGGCTACGGCGGAAACGACGATATCAAGGGTAACAACGGCGACGACCAAATCAGGGGCGGTGGGGGAGCGGATCTGCTCAACGGCGGTCGCGGCCTCGACACGTTCGACGGCGGAGTGGGCGCCGACACCCTTGTTGGCGGCGGCGGCGCGGATACATTCGTCGGCAGCGCATCCATGGGTCACGATGTCGTCAAGGACTTCAACTGGCAAGGCGCCGGCCACGACTGGATCGAGAATGCATCCGGCGTCGAGGCGACCTGGGCGAAGGACGGTGACGATATCCTGATCCACTTCGGCGCCGACGACACGATGCGGCTTCTGAACGTGAAGGCATGGCAGTTCTCCGACGATTTCATCGTCGGCGAAATCGTCTGA
- a CDS encoding MFS transporter, whose translation MISTRLAATLDRRRIHYGWVVAATTFLTMLATAGAMGSAGVMIEPLRTEFGWSTAEISSAMAIRLVLFGLLGPFAAAFMNTFGIRQVVSTALVMIGGGIVASLFMTELWQLMALWGVVLGVGTGMTALVLGATVATRWFSARRGLVIGLMTASNATGQLVFLPLLASLTEVYGWRTALTFVTVVIVAAMLLVLLLMRDYPADVGLPAYGDNNVTPPPARNTSFAQLALSPLAALRDASKTATFWVLFGTFFVCGLSTNGLIQTHWISICGDFGIAPVSAAGTLAVIGIFDFIGTVFAGWLSDRYDNRWLLFWFYGLRGLSLVYLSLSGFSVVELSVFAVFYGLDWVATVPPTVKLAAERFGRERAGLVFGWVFAGHQLGAGTAALGAGMLRTDTLTYMPALYIAGIACVVAAMSVLFLTKPKTATPAPQAA comes from the coding sequence ATGATTTCCACACGGCTTGCCGCCACGCTCGACCGCCGCCGCATCCATTACGGCTGGGTCGTCGCGGCCACCACCTTCCTCACCATGCTGGCAACCGCCGGCGCCATGGGTTCGGCCGGCGTCATGATCGAGCCGCTGCGCACCGAGTTCGGCTGGTCGACCGCCGAGATCTCGTCGGCCATGGCGATCCGCCTCGTGCTCTTCGGGCTGCTTGGCCCTTTCGCCGCCGCCTTCATGAACACGTTCGGCATCCGCCAGGTGGTCTCGACCGCGCTGGTCATGATCGGCGGCGGCATCGTCGCCTCGCTGTTCATGACCGAGCTCTGGCAATTGATGGCTCTATGGGGCGTGGTGCTCGGCGTCGGCACCGGCATGACGGCGCTGGTGCTCGGCGCCACCGTCGCCACCCGCTGGTTCTCCGCCCGTCGCGGCTTGGTCATCGGCCTGATGACCGCGAGCAACGCCACCGGCCAGCTGGTCTTCCTGCCGCTGCTCGCCAGCCTCACCGAAGTCTATGGCTGGCGCACCGCGCTCACCTTCGTCACGGTTGTCATCGTTGCGGCCATGCTGCTCGTCCTGCTGCTGATGCGCGACTACCCCGCCGATGTCGGCCTGCCCGCCTATGGCGACAACAACGTCACGCCGCCCCCGGCCCGCAACACATCCTTCGCGCAACTGGCGCTCTCGCCGCTCGCAGCCCTCCGCGATGCCTCGAAGACCGCGACCTTCTGGGTCCTGTTCGGCACCTTCTTCGTCTGCGGCCTCTCCACCAATGGCCTGATCCAGACCCACTGGATTTCCATCTGTGGCGATTTCGGCATCGCGCCGGTCAGCGCCGCCGGCACGCTCGCGGTGATCGGCATCTTCGATTTCATCGGCACGGTCTTCGCCGGCTGGCTGTCGGATCGCTATGACAATCGCTGGCTGCTGTTCTGGTTCTATGGCCTGCGCGGCCTGTCGCTGGTCTATCTGTCGCTGTCCGGCTTCTCGGTCGTCGAACTTTCGGTCTTCGCCGTCTTCTACGGCCTCGATTGGGTCGCGACCGTGCCGCCGACCGTCAAGCTCGCCGCCGAACGCTTCGGCCGCGAACGTGCGGGTCTGGTCTTCGGCTGGGTCTTCGCCGGCCACCAGCTGGGTGCGGGCACCGCAGCCCTCGGCGCCGGCATGCTCCGCACCGACACGCTGACCTACATGCCCGCCCTCTACATCGCCGGCATCGCTTGTGTCGTTGCAGCGATGTCGGTGCTGTTCCTCACCAAGCCTAAGACTGCCACGCCGGCACCCCAGGCTGCTTAA
- a CDS encoding type II toxin-antitoxin system RelE/ParE family toxin, whose amino-acid sequence MRVIYLPSALPDLVWFRAYYSDIFPEGEKHALLQRRAVERLIRENPFIGKSLDADSEARAFPILRTPFRFVYLVKEDRIEVLRVWDNRRDPSGFQF is encoded by the coding sequence ATGAGGGTCATCTACCTCCCAAGCGCGCTGCCCGATCTTGTTTGGTTCAGGGCGTACTATTCGGATATCTTTCCGGAAGGTGAGAAGCACGCTCTTCTCCAGCGTCGGGCTGTGGAACGGCTCATTCGGGAAAATCCGTTCATTGGTAAGTCGCTCGATGCCGACTCTGAAGCAAGGGCATTTCCAATTTTGCGCACGCCATTCAGATTCGTCTATCTTGTGAAGGAAGACCGGATTGAGGTTCTGCGAGTCTGGGACAATCGCCGCGATCCATCCGGTTTCCAGTTCTGA
- a CDS encoding cyclopropane-fatty-acyl-phospholipid synthase family protein, giving the protein MAATVISPRLLAIVDALPLRPGIRVLEIGCGPGAMAREIAARIGNGHVLAIDRSAKAIALAIAGSDAEISPGTLEFRKSTAETFTLRPGEQPYDLAVAVRVGALDGRHPEAGILARAAIKAALVPGGKLFIDGGDPVREVVL; this is encoded by the coding sequence ATGGCGGCGACAGTTATCTCTCCCCGCCTTCTCGCCATCGTCGATGCCCTGCCGCTTCGGCCTGGCATCCGCGTACTGGAAATCGGCTGCGGCCCAGGCGCCATGGCCCGCGAGATCGCGGCCCGCATCGGCAACGGCCACGTCCTGGCGATCGACCGTTCGGCCAAGGCCATCGCGCTGGCGATCGCCGGTTCTGACGCCGAAATCTCCCCCGGCACACTCGAATTCCGCAAGAGCACCGCCGAGACTTTTACGCTCAGGCCCGGCGAACAACCCTACGACCTCGCTGTCGCCGTCCGCGTTGGCGCGCTCGACGGCCGCCATCCCGAAGCCGGCATCCTCGCCCGTGCCGCAATCAAGGCCGCGCTGGTGCCCGGCGGGAAGCTGTTCATCGACGGCGGCGATCCGGTGCGGGAAGTCGTTCTTTAA
- a CDS encoding MarR family winged helix-turn-helix transcriptional regulator → MSNACYCIVLRKASRRISAVYDEALAPHGINIAQFSAMRNIIRHEPISLTDLADKLDLDRSTVGRNMKVLERLGIVATATGADQREAALSLTAEGKALLVKTEPIWHDVQVQIEDRLGPEHSRQLSELLEAI, encoded by the coding sequence ATGTCAAACGCCTGTTACTGCATCGTCCTGCGCAAGGCCTCGCGCCGCATCTCCGCCGTCTATGACGAGGCGTTGGCGCCGCATGGCATCAACATCGCCCAGTTCTCGGCGATGCGCAACATCATCCGCCACGAACCCATCTCGCTCACCGATCTCGCCGACAAGCTCGATCTCGATCGCTCGACGGTCGGCCGCAACATGAAGGTGCTGGAGCGCTTGGGCATCGTCGCCACCGCCACCGGCGCCGACCAGCGCGAAGCGGCGCTGTCGCTCACGGCTGAGGGCAAGGCACTGCTCGTGAAGACCGAGCCCATCTGGCATGATGTCCAGGTCCAGATCGAGGACCGCCTCGGCCCCGAACATTCCCGGCAATTGAGCGAACTGCTCGAAGCCATCTGA
- a CDS encoding bifunctional serine/threonine-protein kinase/universal stress protein, whose amino-acid sequence MAKSALTKGDIIDGFVIGDLVHNGGMARLWSVSKADIDMPLLMKVPRIGEGDDPAAIVSFEMEQMILPKLSGQHVPQFVANGDFAIQPYIVMERISGPSLYPWLEALPRTDEEVATLGAKIADALDAIHRQSVVHLDLNPSNIVFRDTGEAVLIDYGLACHIHMPDLMAEEFHLPYGTAPYLAPEQVIGRRTDFRSDLFALGVVMYFFATGEQPFGDPESLRGLRRRLWRDPWPPRALRPEISPALQEVILRCLEVKPDRRYQTAAQIANDLRDLSRVKLTARAEKLRRDPWTEVIRRRFNPEPLGLHKPTVVAGQYADAPIVLVAIDLDNATPERHAMLRLTTQRIIEKSPQARIACLNIQRINRINLDTSLDDAGHNKHVARLVQLKGWAQPIKAPEGAITYHVIEAVSPASAILDFARANKVDHIVMGARDTSALRSLIGSVAGEVAAEAPCTVTVVRRRYSVAASE is encoded by the coding sequence ATGGCGAAATCCGCACTCACCAAGGGCGACATCATCGACGGCTTCGTCATCGGCGACCTCGTCCACAATGGCGGCATGGCGCGTCTGTGGAGCGTTAGCAAGGCTGACATCGATATGCCGCTCCTGATGAAAGTGCCCCGCATCGGAGAGGGCGACGACCCCGCGGCAATCGTCAGCTTCGAGATGGAGCAGATGATCCTGCCCAAGCTCTCAGGCCAGCACGTTCCCCAGTTCGTCGCCAATGGCGATTTCGCCATCCAGCCCTATATCGTCATGGAGCGCATATCAGGCCCGTCGCTCTACCCCTGGCTCGAAGCGCTACCCCGCACCGACGAGGAGGTCGCGACCCTTGGCGCCAAGATCGCCGATGCGCTTGATGCGATCCACCGCCAGAGCGTCGTCCATCTCGATCTCAATCCCTCCAATATCGTCTTCCGCGACACCGGCGAAGCGGTACTGATCGATTATGGCCTCGCCTGCCACATCCACATGCCCGACCTGATGGCCGAGGAATTCCACCTGCCCTATGGCACTGCGCCCTACTTGGCGCCCGAGCAGGTGATCGGCCGCCGCACCGATTTCCGCTCCGATCTCTTCGCGCTCGGCGTCGTGATGTATTTCTTCGCCACGGGCGAGCAGCCCTTCGGCGATCCGGAAAGCTTGCGTGGATTGCGCAGGCGGCTCTGGCGCGATCCCTGGCCGCCGCGCGCGCTCAGGCCTGAAATCTCGCCCGCCCTGCAGGAAGTCATCCTCCGCTGTCTCGAGGTCAAACCCGACCGGCGCTACCAGACCGCGGCCCAGATCGCCAACGATCTCCGCGACCTCTCCCGGGTCAAACTCACCGCCCGCGCCGAAAAGCTCAGGCGCGATCCGTGGACAGAAGTCATCCGCCGCCGCTTCAATCCCGAACCGCTCGGCCTCCACAAGCCCACCGTCGTCGCCGGCCAATATGCAGATGCGCCCATCGTGCTCGTCGCCATCGACCTCGACAATGCCACGCCGGAACGCCACGCCATGCTGCGGCTGACCACCCAGCGCATCATCGAAAAATCGCCGCAGGCCCGCATCGCTTGCCTCAACATCCAGCGCATCAACCGCATCAATCTCGACACGTCACTGGATGACGCCGGCCACAACAAGCACGTCGCCCGCCTCGTCCAGCTCAAGGGCTGGGCGCAACCTATAAAAGCACCGGAAGGCGCCATCACCTACCACGTCATCGAAGCCGTCAGCCCGGCATCCGCCATCCTCGATTTCGCCCGCGCCAACAAGGTCGACCACATCGTCATGGGTGCGCGCGATACATCGGCACTGCGCTCGCTGATCGGTAGCGTTGCGGGCGAAGTCGCGGCCGAGGCGCCGTGTACGGTGACTGTGGTGCGGAGGCGGTATTCGGTTGCGGCAAGCGAGTAG
- a CDS encoding alpha-D-glucose phosphate-specific phosphoglucomutase, with amino-acid sequence MIKTVSTTPYSDQKPGTSGLRKKVPHFQQTNYAENFIQSIFDSLEGFVGQTLVIGGDGRYYNREVIQIAIRMAAANGFGKVMVGRGGILSTPAASNLIRKYRAFGGIILSASHNPGGPTEDFGIKYNASNGGPAPEKITDAIFERSKIIDKYLISDADDIDLDLPGSKQVEDMEVAIVDPVEDYAALMETLFDFPAIKAKIEGGFRVVFDAMSAVTGPYAKEILENRLGAPKGSVLNFIPLPDFGGHHPDPNLVHAKELYDLMMSGDTAPDFGAASDGDGDRNLIIGKGIFVTPSDSVAMLAANAHLAPGYAQGLAGIARSMPTSGAADRVAEKLGISIYETPTGWKFFGNLLDEGMATICGEESAGTGSNHVREKDGLWAVLLWLNILAVRNESTKDIVTKHWAAFGRNYYSRHDYEEVATDAANGLVDNLRAQLATLPGKSFGDLKVREADDFAYHDPVDGSISRNQGIRILFEGGSRVVFRLSGTGTSGATLRVYIERYEPDASRHDMDTQEALADLIAVAEQIAGIKSRTGRDKPSVIT; translated from the coding sequence ATGATCAAAACCGTCTCGACCACCCCCTATTCCGACCAGAAGCCCGGTACATCGGGCTTGCGCAAGAAGGTGCCGCATTTCCAGCAGACGAATTATGCCGAGAACTTCATCCAATCGATCTTCGATTCGCTCGAAGGCTTTGTCGGCCAGACCCTGGTGATCGGCGGCGACGGCCGCTACTACAACCGCGAAGTCATCCAGATCGCCATCAGGATGGCCGCCGCCAACGGCTTCGGCAAGGTCATGGTCGGACGAGGCGGCATTCTGTCGACGCCGGCCGCCTCCAATCTCATCCGCAAATACCGCGCCTTCGGCGGCATCATCCTCTCGGCCTCGCACAATCCCGGCGGCCCGACCGAGGATTTCGGCATCAAGTACAATGCCTCCAACGGCGGCCCGGCGCCGGAAAAGATCACCGATGCGATCTTCGAGCGCTCCAAGATCATCGACAAATACCTGATCTCTGACGCCGATGACATCGATCTCGACTTACCCGGCAGCAAGCAGGTCGAGGATATGGAAGTCGCCATCGTCGACCCGGTCGAGGATTACGCGGCGCTGATGGAGACCCTCTTCGACTTTCCTGCGATCAAGGCCAAGATCGAAGGCGGCTTCCGCGTCGTCTTCGATGCGATGAGCGCCGTGACCGGCCCCTATGCCAAGGAAATCCTCGAAAACCGCCTCGGGGCACCCAAGGGCTCCGTCCTCAACTTCATCCCGCTGCCGGATTTCGGCGGCCACCATCCCGACCCCAACCTCGTCCACGCCAAGGAACTCTACGACCTGATGATGTCAGGCGACACGGCACCCGATTTCGGCGCCGCCTCCGATGGTGACGGCGACCGCAACCTGATCATCGGCAAGGGCATCTTCGTCACCCCGTCCGACAGTGTCGCGATGCTCGCCGCCAATGCTCATCTGGCGCCCGGCTATGCGCAGGGCCTTGCCGGCATCGCCCGTTCCATGCCGACCTCGGGCGCCGCCGACCGCGTCGCCGAAAAACTCGGTATCAGCATCTACGAGACCCCCACCGGCTGGAAATTCTTCGGCAACCTGCTCGACGAAGGCATGGCGACGATCTGCGGCGAAGAAAGCGCCGGCACCGGCTCCAACCACGTCCGCGAGAAGGACGGGCTCTGGGCGGTCCTGCTCTGGCTCAACATTCTCGCCGTTCGCAACGAGAGCACCAAGGACATCGTCACCAAGCATTGGGCCGCCTTCGGCCGCAACTACTATTCCCGCCACGACTACGAGGAGGTCGCCACCGACGCCGCCAATGGCCTGGTCGACAATCTCCGCGCCCAACTCGCCACCCTGCCCGGCAAGAGCTTCGGCGACCTCAAGGTCCGTGAAGCCGACGACTTTGCCTATCACGACCCGGTCGATGGCTCGATCTCCAGGAACCAGGGCATCCGCATCCTCTTCGAAGGCGGCTCCCGCGTCGTCTTCCGCCTCTCCGGCACCGGCACATCAGGCGCCACGCTCCGCGTCTATATCGAGCGCTACGAACCCGACGCCTCCCGTCATGACATGGACACGCAGGAAGCCCTCGCCGACCTCATCGCGGTAGCGGAGCAGATCGCCGGCATCAAATCCCGCACAGGCCGGGACAAGCCTAGCGTGATTACCTGA
- the glgX gene encoding glycogen debranching protein GlgX, translating into MPKPGVAITPQGVDFTIFSRNASKVELCLFADRGGHEICRLPMDRQDDHTWRINVKGAHAGMHYGYRAHGIYAPEHGQWYDPSKLLVDPYAVVLDRPFTYSPDLSTYGTETEDLVPKSVITTLEPIAHQPARFQEGGLVYEVNVRALTMRHPAIPEAERGTIKALAHPAIIAHLKRIGVTAVELMPITAWIDERHLPPLGLRNSWGYNPIAMMALEPRLCPGGITELAETVAALHAENIGVILDLVFNHTGESDQLGATVSMRGLDSLTYYRAPEGHPGLLVNDTGTGNTLACDNPVVRELVLDTLRHFATFAGIDGFRFDLAPIMGRDIRGFSANAQLITDMIEDPVLADRILIAEPWDIGYGGYQLGNFPDRFLEWNDWARDTLRMFWRGDGRKIGDLATVLAGSSQIFQKNGSTRTRTVNFVAAHDGFTLRDLVSFEHKHNDLNGEHNRDGHNENYSWNNGVEGESEDLVTQKRRFADVKALLATLFATRGTVMLMAGDEFGRTQQGNNNAYAQDNELTWLDWPHADEDLIAHVAALSAIRNRFAVFSETHFFGEGDEVTWLSPRGEPMEIPDWEDTSNGFLAMLLGTTDRENGAPCRLAIAFNRTEESRRFALPGGAKKWKTLLGSGLTVDGRSVAVFLGSGD; encoded by the coding sequence ATGCCCAAACCCGGCGTAGCCATCACACCGCAAGGTGTGGATTTCACGATCTTCTCCCGCAACGCCAGCAAGGTCGAACTCTGCCTTTTCGCCGATCGCGGCGGTCATGAAATCTGCCGCCTCCCGATGGACCGCCAGGACGACCATACCTGGCGGATCAACGTGAAGGGCGCCCATGCCGGCATGCATTACGGCTATCGGGCGCACGGCATCTACGCGCCCGAGCATGGCCAATGGTACGATCCGTCGAAACTGCTGGTCGATCCCTATGCGGTGGTCCTCGATCGACCCTTCACCTATTCGCCCGATCTCTCGACCTACGGCACCGAGACCGAGGACCTGGTACCCAAATCGGTCATCACGACGCTCGAACCGATCGCCCATCAGCCGGCGCGTTTTCAGGAAGGCGGCCTGGTCTACGAGGTCAATGTCCGCGCGCTCACCATGCGTCATCCGGCAATCCCCGAGGCCGAACGCGGCACGATCAAGGCGCTCGCCCATCCCGCCATCATCGCCCATCTCAAGCGCATCGGCGTGACTGCGGTCGAGTTGATGCCGATTACTGCCTGGATCGACGAGCGCCACCTGCCGCCGCTCGGGCTCCGTAACAGCTGGGGCTACAACCCGATCGCCATGATGGCTCTCGAGCCGCGCCTTTGCCCCGGCGGCATCACTGAACTGGCCGAGACGGTCGCCGCACTTCATGCCGAGAATATCGGCGTCATCCTCGATCTCGTCTTCAACCACACCGGCGAAAGTGACCAGCTCGGAGCGACCGTCTCGATGCGTGGCCTCGACAGCCTTACCTACTACCGCGCGCCGGAGGGCCATCCCGGCCTGCTGGTCAACGACACCGGCACCGGCAATACGCTCGCCTGCGACAACCCCGTTGTTCGCGAACTGGTGCTCGATACGCTTCGCCATTTCGCGACCTTCGCCGGAATCGACGGCTTCCGCTTCGATCTCGCCCCGATCATGGGCCGCGATATCCGTGGCTTCTCGGCGAATGCGCAACTCATCACCGACATGATCGAGGACCCGGTTCTCGCCGATCGCATCCTGATCGCCGAACCCTGGGACATCGGTTATGGCGGCTACCAGCTCGGCAATTTCCCCGATCGTTTCCTCGAATGGAACGACTGGGCGCGCGACACGCTGCGGATGTTCTGGCGCGGCGATGGCCGCAAGATCGGCGACCTCGCCACCGTGCTGGCCGGTTCGTCGCAGATCTTCCAGAAGAATGGATCGACCCGCACCCGCACGGTCAATTTCGTCGCGGCACACGATGGTTTCACGCTCCGGGACCTCGTCTCCTTCGAGCACAAGCACAACGATCTCAACGGCGAACATAATCGCGACGGCCATAACGAGAATTATTCCTGGAACAATGGTGTCGAGGGCGAGTCGGAAGATCTCGTCACGCAGAAGCGCCGCTTCGCCGATGTGAAGGCGCTGCTCGCAACGCTGTTTGCCACGCGCGGCACCGTCATGCTGATGGCCGGCGACGAATTCGGCCGCACCCAGCAGGGCAACAACAACGCCTATGCGCAGGACAACGAACTGACCTGGCTCGACTGGCCGCATGCCGATGAAGACCTGATCGCCCATGTCGCGGCACTGTCAGCCATCCGCAACCGCTTCGCGGTGTTTTCCGAGACCCATTTCTTCGGCGAAGGCGACGAGGTGACATGGCTCAGCCCACGCGGCGAGCCAATGGAAATCCCCGATTGGGAAGACACGTCCAACGGCTTCCTGGCAATGCTTCTTGGCACCACCGACCGCGAGAACGGCGCGCCCTGCCGCCTCGCCATTGCCTTCAACCGCACCGAGGAATCCCGCCGCTTCGCGCTTCCGGGTGGCGCCAAGAAGTGGAAGACCCTGCTCGGCAGCGGCCTGACGGTAGATGGGAGGTCGGTGGCGGTTTTTCTCGGGTCGGGGGATTGA
- a CDS encoding metallophosphoesterase: MRIAILSDIHANQEALTACLAAIEAAHADRLVILGDIVGYGADPVWCLDKTRELLATGAIVLRGNHDDAVAKSTQSMNLYARLAIEWTRNQLSAEDRTFLGSLPMQVAEDDRLYVHASANAPEAWHYMLDADDARGHFLHCDAAVSFCGHTHQPALFSASPAGKITTFTPGAAEPIPLGPQRQWLAVMGSVGQPRDGNPAAAFALYDTETRTLRFQRTAYDIEAAARKILAAGLPEALAERLFAGH; this comes from the coding sequence GTGCGCATCGCCATCCTGTCCGACATCCACGCCAATCAGGAGGCCCTCACCGCCTGCCTCGCCGCCATCGAAGCCGCGCATGCCGATCGCCTCGTCATCCTTGGTGACATTGTCGGCTATGGCGCCGATCCCGTCTGGTGCCTCGACAAGACACGTGAACTGCTCGCTACCGGCGCCATCGTCCTGCGCGGCAATCATGACGACGCCGTCGCGAAATCCACCCAGTCGATGAACCTCTATGCGCGGCTGGCGATCGAATGGACCCGCAACCAGCTCTCCGCCGAGGACCGCACTTTCTTGGGCAGCCTGCCCATGCAGGTCGCCGAGGATGACCGCCTCTATGTCCATGCCAGCGCCAATGCCCCGGAAGCCTGGCACTATATGCTCGATGCCGACGATGCTCGCGGCCATTTCCTGCACTGCGATGCCGCCGTCAGCTTTTGCGGCCATACCCACCAGCCGGCACTGTTTTCGGCCTCGCCGGCCGGCAAGATCACGACATTCACGCCGGGCGCCGCCGAGCCGATCCCCCTTGGCCCCCAGCGTCAATGGCTCGCCGTGATGGGATCGGTCGGCCAGCCCCGCGACGGCAATCCGGCCGCCGCCTTTGCGCTCTACGACACCGAAACCCGCACCCTCCGTTTCCAGCGCACCGCCTACGACATCGAGGCCGCCGCGCGAAAAATCCTCGCCGCCGGCCTGCCCGAAGCGCTCGCCGAACGCCTCTTCGCGGGGCACTGA
- the glgA gene encoding glycogen synthase GlgA: protein MKVLSVASEVFPLIKTGGLADVAGALPIALAPLGIDMRTLLPGYTSVLAKLGTTRIVCEIPDLLGQPATLLFAEHAGLPLYVIDCPEFYDRDGGPYVDTDGKDYIDNWQRFAALSRVASDLANGIDPDWAPDIVHGHDWQAGLAPVYLKYSEVGPHTPSVLTIHNIAFQGQFSAQIFPALDLPLAAYTVDGVEYYSNIGYLKGGLRTAWALTTVSPTYAEEILEPQFGMGLEGLIGERVADLVGIVNGIDDDVWNPETDKHIAATYNGVSLKRRRENRLALIHRFGLIANDGPIFCVVSRLTWQKGIDLIIEAADEIVAHGGKLAVLGSGDPVLEEGMLAAAARHPGSIGVVFGYDEPLSHLMQAGSDVILIPSRFEPCGLTQLYGLRYGCVPVVGKTGGLADTIIDANGAALTAKVATGIQFSPIDRHGLSQALRRTFRLFEDDAAWNALQKAAMKSDVSWQTSASQYANLYKTLINRVAVP from the coding sequence ATGAAAGTTCTCTCCGTCGCCTCGGAAGTCTTCCCGCTGATCAAGACCGGCGGTCTTGCGGATGTCGCGGGCGCGCTGCCAATCGCGCTCGCGCCGCTGGGCATCGACATGCGCACCCTGCTGCCGGGCTATACCAGCGTGCTTGCCAAGCTCGGCACCACGCGCATCGTCTGCGAGATCCCCGATCTCTTGGGCCAGCCCGCGACGCTGCTCTTCGCCGAGCATGCCGGGCTTCCGCTCTACGTCATCGATTGCCCGGAGTTCTATGACCGGGACGGCGGACCCTATGTCGATACCGATGGCAAGGACTATATCGACAACTGGCAGCGCTTCGCGGCGCTGTCGCGTGTTGCCTCCGATCTCGCCAACGGCATCGATCCGGATTGGGCGCCGGATATCGTGCATGGCCATGACTGGCAGGCGGGGCTCGCCCCGGTCTATCTCAAATATTCAGAGGTCGGCCCACACACGCCTTCGGTGCTCACCATCCACAACATCGCCTTCCAGGGCCAGTTCTCCGCCCAGATCTTCCCCGCACTCGACCTGCCGCTCGCGGCCTATACGGTGGACGGCGTCGAGTATTACAGCAATATCGGCTATCTCAAGGGCGGCTTGCGCACCGCCTGGGCATTGACCACCGTCAGCCCGACCTATGCCGAGGAAATTCTCGAGCCGCAGTTCGGCATGGGCCTTGAAGGCCTGATCGGCGAGCGCGTCGCAGACCTCGTCGGCATCGTCAATGGCATCGACGACGATGTCTGGAACCCCGAGACCGACAAGCATATCGCAGCCACATATAACGGCGTCAGCCTCAAGCGCCGGCGGGAAAACCGGCTTGCACTGATCCATCGCTTCGGCCTGATCGCCAATGACGGCCCGATCTTCTGCGTCGTCTCCCGCCTCACCTGGCAGAAGGGCATCGATCTCATCATCGAAGCCGCCGACGAGATCGTCGCGCATGGCGGCAAGCTGGCGGTCCTCGGTTCGGGCGATCCGGTGCTCGAGGAAGGCATGCTGGCGGCAGCCGCCCGCCATCCCGGCAGCATCGGCGTGGTCTTCGGCTATGACGAGCCGCTGTCGCATCTCATGCAGGCCGGTTCCGACGTGATCCTCATTCCGTCGCGCTTCGAGCCCTGCGGATTGACCCAGCTCTACGGGCTGCGCTACGGTTGCGTACCCGTCGTCGGCAAGACCGGCGGCCTCGCCGATACGATCATCGATGCCAATGGCGCGGCACTCACCGCCAAGGTCGCCACCGGCATCCAGTTCTCGCCGATTGACCGGCACGGCCTTTCGCAGGCGCTCCGCCGCACCTTCCGGCTGTTCGAGGACGACGCGGCCTGGAACGCGCTGCAGAAGGCGGCTATGAAATCCGACGTTTCCTGGCAGACCAGCGCCAGCCAATATGCCAACCTCTACAAGACGCTTATAAACAGGGTTGCCGTTCCATGA